The following are encoded together in the Halopseudomonas salegens genome:
- the can gene encoding carbonate dehydratase gives MSELSQLFANNRAWAESITQEDPEFFSKLANQQAPEYLWIGCSDSRVPANEIVGLLPGELFVHRNVANVVLHTDLNCQSVMQFAVDVLKVKHIIVTGHYGCGGVNAAMQPRQVGLVDTWLRTIRDLYHEQWEVLKPLDPQAQLDRMCELNVIKQVANVTQSPIVQNAWHRGQPLAVHGFIYGIKDGHLKDLGVTVDNAEQLPEQFRLSPPV, from the coding sequence ATGTCAGAACTGAGCCAATTATTTGCCAACAACCGGGCCTGGGCCGAGTCGATCACCCAGGAAGATCCGGAATTTTTCAGCAAATTGGCCAATCAACAAGCGCCGGAATATCTTTGGATCGGCTGTTCCGATTCGCGAGTGCCAGCGAATGAAATCGTTGGTTTGTTGCCGGGGGAACTCTTTGTTCATCGCAACGTAGCCAATGTCGTACTGCATACCGACCTGAATTGTCAGTCGGTGATGCAGTTCGCCGTGGATGTGCTCAAGGTCAAGCACATCATCGTTACCGGGCATTATGGCTGTGGTGGTGTGAACGCCGCCATGCAGCCACGGCAGGTAGGTCTGGTGGATACCTGGTTGCGCACCATTCGTGACCTTTACCACGAGCAGTGGGAAGTACTGAAACCTCTGGATCCGCAGGCTCAGCTTGATCGCATGTGCGAGCTGAATGTGATCAAGCAGGTAGCCAACGTGACCCAGTCGCCGATTGTGCAGAACGCCTGGCATCGTGGCCAGCCGCTGGCTGTTCACGGCTTTATTTACGGCATCAAGGATGGTCACCTGAAGGATCTGGGCGTGACCGTCGACAATGCCGAGCAACTCCCCGAACAGTTCCGCTTGAGCCCACCGGTGTGA
- a CDS encoding VOC family protein, producing the protein MFKVNATQHVLAVKDLEKTESYFLDKLGFSVRFRVDGWSFLSLGSFHLMIGHCPDEISARDTHEHSYFAYVNCEGIDEIYRDYQQRGAEIFQALSDKPWGLREFGVATPEGHRIMFGEDIASSANS; encoded by the coding sequence GCGACCCAGCATGTTCTGGCGGTCAAGGATCTTGAGAAGACCGAGAGCTACTTTCTCGACAAACTTGGGTTTTCCGTCCGGTTCCGTGTGGACGGCTGGTCGTTCCTGAGTCTCGGCAGTTTTCACCTAATGATAGGGCATTGCCCGGACGAAATTTCGGCACGTGATACGCATGAGCATTCCTACTTTGCCTATGTGAACTGTGAAGGCATCGACGAAATTTACCGTGACTATCAGCAGCGCGGCGCAGAGATTTTCCAGGCATTATCTGACAAGCCTTGGGGCTTGCGGGAGTTTGGTGTGGCGACACCAGAGGGGCATCGAATCATGTTCGGTGAAGACATTGCCTCATCAGCTAACTCATAA
- a CDS encoding 2-isopropylmalate synthase, producing the protein MSQDRVIIFDTTLRDGEQSPGASMTKEEKLRIAKALEKLRVDVIEAGFAIASPGDFEAVKLIADTIQDSTVCSLSRAVDADIERAAEALANASHGRIHTFIATSPIHMQHKLKLQPDQVVEQAVRSVRKARNLCADVEFSCEDAGRSEIDFLCRIIEAAIKAGARTINIPDTVGYAIPHQFADTIRQIIERVPNADQAVFSVHCHNDLGLAVANSLAAVTAGARQVECTINGLGERAGNASLEEIVMAIKTREDVLGVHTGIVTEHILAASRLVSGITGFPVQPNKAIVGANAFAHESGIHQDGVLKHRETYEIMSAQSVGWHTNRLSLGKLSGRNAFRSRLEELGINLTGEELNVAFARFKQLADKKHEIFDEDLQALVSDAITEVDEKVRLVHLEVASCMGEVPEAHVLLSVDGEEREARAQGSGPVDATFKAIEQIVDLQTVLQLYSVNAITQGTDSQGEVTVRLEKAGRIVNGNGADTDIVVASAKAYINALNLLLAGAYRAHPQAADV; encoded by the coding sequence ATGAGCCAAGATCGCGTCATCATATTTGATACCACCCTGCGGGACGGTGAGCAGAGCCCCGGTGCCTCGATGACCAAAGAGGAAAAACTGCGCATTGCCAAGGCGCTGGAAAAGCTGCGGGTGGATGTTATCGAGGCCGGTTTTGCAATTGCCAGTCCGGGTGATTTCGAGGCGGTCAAGCTGATTGCCGATACCATTCAGGACAGCACTGTATGCAGCCTGTCGCGTGCCGTAGATGCCGATATCGAACGGGCTGCCGAAGCCTTGGCGAATGCCAGTCATGGGCGTATCCATACCTTTATCGCCACCAGTCCGATCCACATGCAGCACAAGCTCAAGCTGCAGCCGGATCAGGTCGTCGAGCAGGCGGTGCGATCGGTACGCAAGGCGCGCAATCTGTGTGCCGATGTCGAGTTTTCCTGTGAAGATGCCGGTCGCTCCGAGATCGATTTCCTCTGTCGCATCATCGAAGCGGCGATCAAGGCCGGTGCACGCACCATCAATATTCCCGACACTGTGGGTTATGCCATTCCACACCAGTTTGCCGACACTATCCGGCAAATCATCGAGCGTGTGCCGAATGCCGATCAGGCCGTATTCTCCGTCCACTGCCATAACGACCTGGGGCTGGCGGTGGCTAACTCGCTGGCTGCCGTTACGGCGGGTGCCCGTCAGGTGGAATGCACCATCAATGGACTGGGCGAGCGAGCCGGGAATGCCTCACTGGAAGAGATCGTGATGGCGATCAAGACGCGTGAGGATGTGCTCGGAGTACATACGGGCATCGTCACCGAGCATATTCTCGCCGCGTCGCGTCTGGTTTCCGGGATTACCGGTTTCCCGGTGCAGCCTAACAAGGCGATTGTCGGTGCCAATGCTTTCGCCCATGAGTCAGGTATTCATCAGGATGGGGTGCTCAAGCACCGCGAAACCTATGAAATCATGAGTGCACAATCGGTCGGCTGGCATACCAATCGCTTGTCGTTGGGCAAGTTGTCCGGTCGCAATGCTTTTCGTTCACGGCTGGAAGAGCTGGGCATCAACCTTACCGGCGAAGAACTGAATGTTGCTTTTGCCCGCTTCAAGCAACTGGCGGACAAAAAGCACGAAATTTTTGATGAAGACCTGCAGGCGCTGGTATCGGATGCCATAACCGAGGTGGACGAGAAGGTCCGCCTGGTTCATCTGGAAGTCGCCTCCTGTATGGGCGAGGTTCCCGAAGCCCATGTGCTGCTGAGCGTTGATGGCGAAGAGCGCGAGGCGCGCGCCCAGGGGTCGGGCCCGGTGGATGCAACGTTCAAGGCGATCGAGCAGATTGTCGATTTGCAGACGGTGCTGCAGCTGTATTCAGTCAATGCGATTACCCAGGGCACCGACTCGCAGGGCGAAGTGACCGTGCGACTGGAAAAAGCCGGGCGTATCGTCAACGGCAATGGCGCCGATACGGATATTGTTGTCGCGTCGGCCAAGGCTTATATCAATGCCTTGAACCTGTTGCTGGCAGGCGCTTATCGTGCCCATCCGCAAGCGGCAGATGTTTGA
- a CDS encoding DUF3916 domain-containing protein, with the protein MRRISFSRPKEKVRGATRRLKALDEWADQFEGYFPAEWSGQRYLDYRIPVLDRLVDPPTTKPEWQAQAVRAMFRALKNLNDAKPDTHSRVQIDLILTWPDLHGSTIIVFFDDAYRKGFYDKDDEWQKRIPSPIGNDGIPFEMPGGMRTERVRFMSRDYDGEEMTEWYTTHWYVCSAECS; encoded by the coding sequence ATGCGAAGAATCAGCTTTAGCAGACCTAAAGAAAAAGTACGTGGGGCCACACGGCGGCTGAAAGCACTTGATGAGTGGGCTGACCAGTTTGAAGGTTATTTCCCGGCAGAATGGTCTGGGCAGCGGTATCTTGATTACAGAATTCCCGTGTTGGACCGCCTTGTCGACCCACCTACCACCAAACCTGAATGGCAGGCTCAAGCTGTCAGGGCGATGTTTCGAGCCTTGAAGAATCTCAACGATGCAAAGCCAGATACGCACTCCAGGGTACAGATTGATCTGATCCTTACCTGGCCTGATCTGCATGGTTCAACCATCATTGTCTTTTTTGATGATGCCTATCGCAAAGGGTTCTACGATAAAGATGATGAATGGCAGAAACGTATCCCTTCACCCATCGGGAATGACGGCATCCCATTTGAAATGCCGGGTGGGATGCGCACTGAACGGGTCAGGTTTATGAGTCGCGATTACGATGGCGAAGAAATGACGGAGTGGTACACAACCCATTGGTATGTGTGTTCTGCAGAGTGCAGTTAG
- a CDS encoding flotillin family protein, with product MGNASNLAFILIVAGISFFALVVLGVILARLYTRANKERAFVRTGFGGEKIIKDGGAMVLPVLHEIIYVNMNTLRLEVRRANDQALITKDRLRVDVTAEFYVRVKPDNESIATAAQTLGARTQRPDELKELIEGKFVDVLRSVAAGMTMEQLHEERVSFVQEVQTSCAEDLFKNGLELESVSLTGLDQTAKEYFNAENAFDAEGLTKLTEQLESRRKIRNDIEQETMVEIQMKSTDAAKRQLGIQQDEEFARLEQTQQIENRRASQQSDIARVGAERRREAEEADITANRAVELARIAMEEETQNRDIEKSKRLELSSQDQKIAVAEKSKDESRAAAEADEARAQAVAKEEGVITVRETARAEREKRIVVIQAQESAEREAIGITVEAEARKAAASNDAEAIRVTADAEAGAIKVKAEAEAEGARQLNEAKNLLSREQVSFAEKMEMIAQLPKIMEQAMKPAEKIDSIKIFDINGAPGFNGGAAGEGNSNGGGSNLSDQLVNAMLKHRANVPLLDSILKEVGLEHLDPRSIIDGKLFDKEEPAEPVDAQVDASKPMPPATPVPPQPLG from the coding sequence ATGGGAAATGCAAGTAACCTCGCTTTTATATTGATTGTCGCCGGGATCAGTTTTTTTGCCCTTGTGGTGCTTGGCGTCATTCTTGCGCGGCTTTATACCCGTGCAAACAAGGAACGTGCGTTTGTTCGAACGGGTTTCGGTGGAGAGAAAATCATCAAGGACGGCGGCGCCATGGTGTTGCCCGTGCTGCACGAAATCATCTACGTGAACATGAATACCTTGCGGCTTGAGGTGCGGCGCGCCAATGATCAGGCGCTGATTACCAAAGACCGCTTGCGGGTCGATGTTACCGCTGAGTTCTATGTCCGGGTGAAACCCGATAACGAGTCTATCGCGACGGCCGCGCAAACCCTGGGTGCGCGCACACAGCGTCCCGACGAGCTCAAGGAGCTGATCGAAGGCAAGTTCGTGGATGTGTTGCGTTCTGTGGCGGCGGGTATGACCATGGAACAGCTACATGAAGAGCGCGTGTCCTTTGTTCAGGAGGTGCAGACCAGCTGCGCGGAAGACCTGTTCAAGAACGGTCTTGAATTGGAATCCGTCTCCCTGACAGGTCTGGATCAAACGGCCAAGGAGTACTTCAATGCGGAGAACGCGTTCGACGCCGAAGGTTTGACCAAGCTTACCGAACAGCTGGAATCCCGTCGCAAGATTCGCAACGACATTGAACAGGAAACCATGGTCGAGATTCAGATGAAATCGACCGATGCAGCCAAGCGTCAACTGGGTATTCAGCAGGATGAAGAGTTCGCGCGACTTGAGCAGACACAGCAGATTGAAAATCGTCGCGCCAGCCAGCAGTCCGATATAGCTCGGGTCGGCGCGGAACGACGCCGCGAAGCCGAGGAAGCGGATATCACTGCCAACCGTGCGGTAGAGCTGGCCCGCATTGCCATGGAAGAAGAAACCCAGAATCGCGATATCGAGAAAAGCAAACGTCTGGAGCTTTCCAGTCAGGATCAGAAAATCGCTGTTGCTGAAAAATCCAAGGATGAATCCCGTGCTGCGGCCGAGGCGGATGAAGCCAGGGCGCAGGCCGTTGCCAAGGAAGAGGGCGTTATCACCGTGCGTGAAACTGCACGCGCCGAACGGGAAAAGCGCATTGTCGTGATCCAGGCACAGGAAAGCGCAGAGCGGGAAGCGATTGGCATTACGGTAGAAGCTGAAGCGCGTAAAGCTGCCGCTTCGAATGATGCTGAGGCTATTCGAGTGACCGCCGATGCTGAAGCAGGTGCGATCAAGGTCAAAGCCGAGGCCGAAGCGGAGGGTGCGCGACAGCTTAACGAAGCGAAAAACCTGCTGAGCCGTGAACAGGTGTCCTTTGCCGAGAAGATGGAGATGATTGCCCAGTTGCCGAAAATCATGGAGCAGGCGATGAAGCCGGCCGAGAAAATCGACAGCATCAAGATCTTTGATATCAACGGCGCACCGGGTTTCAATGGTGGGGCAGCTGGCGAAGGCAATAGCAATGGAGGTGGATCAAACCTCTCGGACCAGTTGGTCAATGCAATGCTGAAGCACCGCGCCAATGTGCCGCTGCTGGATTCCATTCTCAAGGAAGTCGGCCTTGAACATCTGGATCCGCGGTCCATTATTGATGGAAAGCTGTTTGACAAGGAAGAACCGGCAGAGCCAGTGGACGCTCAAGTGGATGCAAGCAAACCAATGCCCCCGGCAACGCCGGTACCACCGCAGCCGCTCGGGTAA
- a CDS encoding isocitrate/isopropylmalate dehydrogenase family protein: protein MSYRLCVIPGDGIGPEVVPVAVRALQVLLPDLQVEHAEAGWACFQRCGQAVPEATLERMRVCGAGLFGAVSSPSQPVAGYRSAILTLRQTLGLNVNLRPVRSWPGVSPRDDVDLLILRENSEGLYSGPERMLDSGHAVAERHITASASEALAQRAVDVARMRGAERITLVHKANVLPLTCGLFRDRCRVVLAAAGLEDQVDESLVDVAALQLVAEPERFDLLLTTNLFGDILSDLACHWSGGLGMAPSLNWGQSIALAEPVHGSAPDIAGSGRANPLAAVLSAGLLLRYHWRQPALADQLEAAVGRVLALHAGKDLGTATLQQLERSLLRQLTHPQSD, encoded by the coding sequence GTGAGCTATCGCCTGTGCGTGATTCCTGGTGACGGGATTGGTCCGGAGGTTGTCCCGGTTGCCGTCCGCGCCTTGCAGGTCCTGTTGCCGGACTTGCAGGTGGAACACGCGGAGGCGGGCTGGGCGTGTTTTCAACGCTGCGGCCAGGCTGTTCCCGAGGCGACCCTTGAGCGTATGCGCGTTTGCGGTGCCGGCCTGTTTGGCGCCGTATCCTCACCGTCACAACCGGTAGCCGGTTATCGCAGCGCCATCCTGACCTTGCGCCAGACTCTGGGGCTGAACGTAAACCTGCGCCCGGTGCGCAGTTGGCCTGGTGTATCACCACGTGATGACGTTGATTTGCTGATTCTGCGCGAGAACAGTGAAGGGCTGTACAGTGGCCCTGAGCGGATGCTGGATAGCGGGCATGCAGTGGCAGAGCGGCATATTACCGCAAGTGCCAGTGAGGCCCTGGCGCAGCGTGCGGTCGATGTGGCGCGTATGCGTGGCGCCGAACGCATTACCCTGGTGCACAAGGCCAATGTGCTGCCGCTGACCTGCGGCCTGTTCCGTGACCGTTGTCGAGTGGTGCTGGCAGCGGCTGGTCTGGAAGACCAGGTCGATGAGAGCCTGGTCGATGTCGCTGCCTTGCAGCTGGTTGCAGAGCCAGAGCGTTTCGACCTGTTGCTGACCACCAACCTGTTTGGCGACATCCTGTCCGATCTTGCCTGTCACTGGTCCGGGGGGCTGGGTATGGCGCCATCCTTGAACTGGGGTCAGAGCATTGCCCTGGCCGAGCCGGTGCATGGCAGTGCGCCGGATATTGCCGGCAGTGGCCGTGCCAATCCGCTGGCTGCGGTGCTCAGTGCGGGATTGTTGCTGCGCTACCATTGGCGCCAGCCCGCTTTGGCCGATCAACTGGAGGCTGCGGTAGGCCGGGTTTTGGCTTTGCACGCGGGGAAAGATCTGGGCACTGCTACACTGCAACAACTGGAGCGGAGCCTGTTACGGCAATTGACCCACCCGCAATCGGACTGA
- the rimI gene encoding ribosomal protein S18-alanine N-acetyltransferase: MREDVQLRVMQESDIDSVLSVEYSAYSHPWTRGIFLDCLKSGYECWILYRGEQQVGHAVLTAAAGESHLLNLTVKPESQGNGFGRYLLQHMLVRAQHRQADVCFLEVRASNAAAIALYDQVGFNEIGRRKNYYPMVGGREDALVMAFTLDEPEG, translated from the coding sequence GTGAGAGAAGACGTGCAATTAAGAGTCATGCAGGAAAGTGATATCGACAGCGTATTGAGTGTCGAATATTCAGCCTATTCACACCCGTGGACGCGGGGTATTTTTCTCGATTGTCTCAAGTCCGGTTATGAATGCTGGATACTGTATCGCGGAGAGCAGCAGGTTGGGCACGCCGTTTTGACGGCGGCGGCCGGCGAGTCGCATTTGCTCAATCTGACGGTAAAGCCGGAGAGCCAGGGCAATGGATTTGGTCGATACCTGTTGCAGCATATGCTGGTCCGCGCCCAGCACCGGCAGGCCGATGTGTGTTTTCTCGAAGTGCGCGCATCCAACGCCGCAGCCATTGCCCTGTATGACCAGGTTGGCTTCAACGAGATCGGCCGGCGCAAGAATTATTACCCGATGGTCGGTGGGCGTGAGGATGCGCTGGTCATGGCCTTCACTCTCGACGAACCGGAAGGGTGA
- a CDS encoding PspA/IM30 family protein: MSESLLGRVARLVGGTFTSAVDAAENAAPEVVARQAIEEVERAIDEVRAEIGRKQANRHNANRELSSLNDRAESLKQQIQTALQKDREDLAEAGANELVGIEDRLPIIESLVATTQQEEQELNRYLSGLRSKRDEMERDLQIIRDRKRADSGQLGAEGEGLAAGSSIESRVEKAGGAVARVKASVTGLPGEAETANASARAELEELHRKNRVAERLAALKKEG; encoded by the coding sequence ATGAGCGAATCACTACTTGGCCGGGTTGCGCGCCTTGTCGGCGGTACTTTTACCTCAGCGGTTGATGCAGCGGAAAACGCTGCACCAGAGGTCGTGGCCCGTCAGGCCATCGAAGAGGTTGAGCGCGCCATTGATGAGGTGAGGGCTGAAATCGGGCGTAAGCAGGCCAACCGGCACAATGCCAATCGGGAACTGTCGTCGCTGAATGACCGCGCGGAGAGTCTGAAGCAACAAATCCAGACGGCGTTGCAGAAAGACCGTGAGGATCTTGCCGAAGCAGGAGCCAACGAGTTGGTCGGCATAGAAGATCGCCTGCCCATTATCGAAAGCCTGGTGGCCACTACTCAGCAAGAGGAGCAAGAGCTCAACCGCTATCTTTCCGGGCTGCGTTCCAAACGTGACGAGATGGAGCGTGATCTGCAAATCATTCGTGATCGCAAGCGTGCAGACTCAGGTCAGTTGGGCGCGGAAGGCGAAGGCTTGGCTGCCGGCTCTTCAATCGAAAGCCGTGTTGAGAAGGCCGGCGGGGCTGTTGCCCGCGTAAAGGCTTCAGTCACCGGGCTGCCGGGAGAAGCGGAGACGGCCAATGCGTCGGCACGGGCTGAACTGGAGGAACTGCACCGTAAAAACCGGGTGGCGGAACGGCTGGCGGCACTGAAAAAGGAAGGTTGA
- a CDS encoding YqiJ family protein — translation MLDLLLANANLPFAIALTLMLIIGLFEGVGAVLGVGLGNMLDSFVPDVSINPDIEVADAGSNSALSRLLGWLKVGKVPILMLLVVFLTAFGCIGLAMNFAASSTFGLMLPALLSVPLAFMAALPVTRWGASALEAIMPKNETSSVSLEALIGREAFVTIGQSSSVQSAEARVRDQHGQTHYVMVLAEDGHGPFGPGMPLLIVRREGNQFVVIKQDSSVLDNEK, via the coding sequence GTGCTCGATCTTCTATTGGCAAACGCCAATCTGCCCTTTGCGATCGCGCTGACATTGATGTTGATTATCGGTTTGTTCGAGGGTGTGGGCGCGGTGTTGGGTGTCGGCCTGGGAAACATGCTGGATTCATTTGTTCCGGATGTCAGTATCAACCCCGACATTGAAGTGGCCGATGCGGGTTCCAATTCAGCGCTGTCACGCCTTTTGGGTTGGCTGAAGGTCGGCAAGGTACCCATCCTGATGTTGTTGGTGGTATTTCTTACCGCTTTTGGCTGCATTGGATTGGCCATGAACTTTGCGGCAAGCAGTACGTTCGGTCTTATGTTGCCTGCCCTGTTGTCTGTCCCTCTGGCCTTTATGGCCGCGTTGCCCGTGACGCGCTGGGGGGCATCCGCACTCGAAGCCATTATGCCGAAAAATGAGACGTCATCGGTGTCACTGGAAGCCCTCATCGGTCGTGAAGCCTTTGTCACCATCGGTCAGTCGAGCAGCGTTCAGTCAGCCGAAGCGCGGGTGCGCGACCAACATGGCCAGACCCATTACGTGATGGTGCTGGCCGAAGATGGGCACGGTCCCTTCGGGCCCGGTATGCCGCTGCTTATTGTACGGCGTGAAGGTAACCAGTTTGTTGTCATCAAGCAGGATTCCTCCGTTCTGGATAACGAAAAATAG
- a CDS encoding long-chain-fatty-acid--CoA ligase, with translation MFDRHYQVWPDQVPKQLELPATNLFHNITVAALRYPEHPAILYYGSAISYRRLQQEAESLAGYLHQAGVASGDRVLLYMQNSPQYIIGFFAILRANAVVVPVNPMNRSAELSYLIEDTQATVALCAEELIDFIAPQVGLSYLKQVVVSAYSEYLSAATDLPLPDAVLLPPSTSCPAGVIRWQQALAAGCTPPALTTGPNDLAVIPYSSGTTGNPKGCAHTHHSVMATAVYGATWVNAQHDLVHLVSVPMFHVTGMQSCMNSTLYVGGTLVVMTRWDRKVAAELIQRHQVNTWRNISTMVVDMLSDPDIDQYDISSLRGIGGGGAAMPAAVAHKLQAKTGLVYMEGYGLSETMAATHANPIQACKAQCLGIPSIGVDSRVINVDTLEQLGPHETGEIVMAGEQVFQGYWNNPAATAEAFIELDGKRFFRSGDLGYYDEQGYFFLVDRVKRMINASGYKVWPAEVESLMYAHPAIREVCVISMPHPRRGESVKAVVVPADGKQPSEKDIISWCHANMAAYKCPVVVEFADSIPRSGTGKIMWRQLQEQEWAR, from the coding sequence ATGTTTGACCGTCATTATCAGGTCTGGCCCGACCAGGTGCCCAAGCAGCTTGAACTGCCGGCAACCAACCTGTTCCATAACATCACAGTCGCCGCACTGCGCTACCCCGAGCACCCAGCCATCCTCTATTACGGTTCAGCGATCAGCTATCGACGCCTGCAGCAAGAAGCGGAGAGCCTGGCCGGCTACCTGCACCAGGCTGGTGTCGCCAGTGGTGACCGCGTGCTGCTGTACATGCAGAACAGCCCGCAGTACATCATTGGCTTCTTTGCCATTTTGCGTGCCAATGCAGTGGTGGTGCCGGTCAACCCGATGAACCGCAGTGCCGAACTGAGCTACCTGATTGAAGACACCCAGGCAACGGTGGCCTTGTGTGCCGAAGAACTGATCGACTTTATCGCTCCCCAGGTCGGCCTCAGTTACCTGAAACAGGTTGTCGTCAGCGCCTACAGTGAATACCTGAGCGCAGCGACCGACCTGCCGTTGCCCGACGCCGTCCTATTGCCACCCAGCACCAGCTGCCCTGCCGGCGTTATCCGCTGGCAACAAGCACTGGCTGCCGGCTGCACACCACCAGCCTTGACCACCGGGCCAAACGACCTCGCGGTCATCCCCTACAGCTCGGGAACTACCGGCAACCCCAAGGGTTGCGCGCACACTCACCACAGTGTCATGGCCACTGCCGTGTACGGTGCCACCTGGGTCAATGCGCAACATGATCTGGTACATCTGGTATCGGTGCCCATGTTTCATGTCACCGGCATGCAGTCATGCATGAACAGCACCCTGTATGTTGGCGGCACCCTGGTCGTCATGACGCGCTGGGACCGCAAAGTAGCCGCTGAATTGATACAGCGGCATCAGGTCAATACCTGGCGCAATATCTCCACCATGGTCGTCGACATGCTGTCCGATCCGGACATTGACCAGTACGACATCAGCAGCCTGCGCGGTATTGGCGGCGGTGGCGCAGCCATGCCCGCCGCAGTCGCTCACAAGCTGCAAGCCAAAACCGGGTTGGTCTACATGGAAGGCTACGGCCTGTCGGAAACCATGGCGGCCACGCACGCCAACCCCATCCAGGCCTGCAAGGCACAGTGTTTGGGTATTCCCTCGATTGGTGTGGATTCCCGGGTGATCAATGTCGATACCCTGGAACAGCTGGGCCCGCACGAAACCGGAGAAATCGTCATGGCTGGCGAGCAGGTTTTCCAGGGTTACTGGAACAACCCGGCAGCCACTGCTGAGGCCTTTATCGAGCTTGATGGCAAACGTTTCTTCCGCTCCGGCGACCTCGGCTACTACGATGAGCAGGGGTATTTTTTCCTGGTTGACCGGGTCAAGCGCATGATCAATGCCTCCGGCTACAAAGTCTGGCCGGCAGAGGTGGAATCACTCATGTACGCTCACCCGGCAATTCGGGAGGTGTGCGTAATCTCCATGCCGCACCCGCGTCGTGGAGAAAGCGTCAAAGCCGTAGTGGTACCTGCCGATGGCAAGCAACCCAGTGAAAAAGACATCATCAGCTGGTGCCACGCCAATATGGCAGCCTATAAATGCCCCGTGGTCGTCGAGTTTGCTGACAGCATCCCGCGCTCAGGCACCGGCAAGATCATGTGGCGACAATTGCAGGAACAGGAGTGGGCGCGCTAG